The following are from one region of the Nicotiana tabacum cultivar K326 chromosome 3, ASM71507v2, whole genome shotgun sequence genome:
- the LOC107802393 gene encoding phosphoinositide phosphatase SAC6, producing the protein MMEKGDSSQKLYKRMRLWEFPDQYVVEPTDGSSGSCLEISRVDGSMKLIDEIPNCSSLRVPKIRTIFGVIGILKLLAGSYLLVITERESVGSYLGHPIFKVSSMKVFPCDHSLKNTPAEQKKMEAEFSALLNVAERTPGLYFSYDVNITLSAQRLHDLGDESKLLPLWRQADPRFLWNNYMMEVLIDHKLDPFLLPVVQGSFHNFQAAIGKDIVDVTLIARRCNRRTGTRMWRRGADSDGFVANFVESEQIIQLNGCTASFVQVRGSIPLLWDQVVDLTYKPKFEIVKLEEAPRVVERHFLDLRKKYGNVLSVDLVNKHGGEGRLNEKFANAMQQVVGDDVRYLHFDFHHICGHVHFERLSILYDQIEDFFIKNRYFLLNEKGEKVEMQLGVVRTNCIDCLDRTNVTQSMLARKMLEFQLRRLGVFDAEEAISTHPNLDESFKILWANHGDDISLQYSGTPALKGDFVRYGKRTVQGIVNDGWNALMRYYLNNFVDGTKQDAIDLMQGHYIMSVSRDMTATSQKGGIEAIASFPLALGLILTGLFFATLSLGRVRSDVWNLLFSLVWASISLAIAAVVKANGRMFCNRPRLHQSRR; encoded by the exons ATGATGGAGAAGGGAGATTCTTCACAGAAACTGTATAAGAGGATGCGACTCTGGGAATTTCCAGATCAGTATGTTGTTGAGCCTACTGATGGATCCTCGGGGTCATGTTTGGAAATTAGTCGGGTGGATGGGTCAATGAAACTAATAG ATGAGATACCAAATTGCAGTTCACTTCGTGTTCCCAAAATTCGGACAATTTTTGGAGTTATTGGGATACTAAAGCTTTTGGCAG GGTCATATTTATTGGTCATAACAGAACGCGAAAGTGTTGGATCTTACTTGGGACACCCTATCTTTAAAGTCTCGTCAATGAAGGTTTTCCCTTGTGATCATTCTCTCAAGAACACTCCTGCTGAACAG AAAAAAATGGAAGCTGAGTTTTCTGCACTGCTAAATGTAGCAGAGAGGACTCCTGGTCTGTACTTTTCTTATGATGTCAATATAACATTGAG TGCTCAGCGGTTGCATGATTTGGGGGATGAATCCAAGTTGCTGCCTCTGTGGAGACAA GCAGACCCTCGCTTTCTTTGGAACAACTATATGATGGAAGTGCTTATAGATCATAAG CTTGACCCCTTCCTGCTTCCGGTTGTCCAAGGCA GTTTTCACAACTTTCAAGCTGCAATTGGGAAAGACATTGTTGATGTTACGCTGATTGCAAGGAGGTGTAATAGGAGAACTG GCACTCGGATGTGGAGAAGAGGTGCTGATTCTGATGGATTTGTTGCAAATTTTGTGGAAAGCGAGCAAATTATACAACTGAATGGGTGTACTGCATCATTTGTTCAG GTCAGAGGGTCAATTCCACTATTGTGGGATCAGGTTGTTGATTTGACATATAAGCCTAAGTTTGAGATCGTGAAACTTGAAGAAGCA CCTAGAGTAGTTGAGAGACATTTTCTGGACCTCAGAAAGAAATATGGAAATGTTCTATCAGTTGATCTCGTCAATAAG CATGGAGGAGAAGGGCGCTTAAATGAAAAGTTTGCCAATGCAATGCAGCAAGTTGTTGGTGATGATGTGAG ATACTTGCACTTTGATTTTCACCATATATGTGGGCATGTTCATTTCGAGCGTCTTTCGATCCTTTATGATCAAATTGAGGATTTCTTCATAAAGAATAG GTACTTTTTATTGAACGAAAAAGGTGAAAAAGTTGAGATGCAACTTGGAGTTGTGAGGACCAACTGCATTGATTGCTTAGACCGCACAAATGTCACTCAG AGCATGCTTGCTCGCAAAATGTTGGAATTCCAACTCAGAAGGCTTGGTGTTTTTGATGCTGAAGAAGCTATTAGCACACACCCCAACCTTGATGAGAGCTTCAAAATCT TGTGGGCCAACCATGGGGATGATATAAGCTTACAGTATTCTGGTACTCCAGCCCTAAAGGGTGATTTTGTCAG ATATGGTAAGAGAACAGTCCAGGGGATTGTCAATGATGGATGGAATGCCCTAATGCGATACTACTTGAACAACTTTGTTGATGGTACAAAACAG GATGCAATCGATCTAATGCAAGGACATTACATTATGTCTGTTTCCCGAGATATGACTGCGACATCACAAAAAGGAGGCATCGAGGCTATAGCT TCATTTCCTCTGGCCTTGGGACTGATTTTGACTGGGCTATTTTTTGCTACCTTGTCACTGGGGAGAG TTCGGAGTGATGTTTGGAACCTATTATTTTCACTGGTTTGGGCAAGCATAAGTTTGGCCATAGCTGCAGTTGTGAAGGCCAATGGTCGCATGTTCTGTAACAGGCCTCGCCTGCACCAATCTAGGCGTTGA
- the LOC142176381 gene encoding uncharacterized protein LOC142176381: MALQQLQGSFLDDYNRLEAYTNEIRESNPGSDVVINLSKDVVAEGKRRFLRMYICFNAMKLGFKEGLRPFIGLDGTFLKGHCKGQLLAVVDKENTLTWTWFLELLKHSLNLKDGTSITFMSDMQKGLLEAVRIVLPLSNHRFCVSHIEVNWSKRIGISGGMKKYLWWSAWSTYEEDFKDQLKSLGELSVDAAKELLRYLLQNWCRSYFNTLGKNQMVDNKFTESFNSLILEARGKPILKMLEDIRNKVINRLREKEDEARTWGGKFSPKCMKLYAAYLKVANLCTVHFNSETGFEVSEGSDRHTMNLVEKKYTCRSW, from the exons ATGGCACTTCAGCAATTGCAAGGAAGCTTTTTAGATGACTATAACAGATTAGAAGCATATACAAATGAGATTAGGGAGAGCAATCCTGGTAGTGATGTGGTTATAAATTTATCAAAAGATGTCGTGGCTGAAGGTAAAAGAAGATTTCTTAGAATGTACATATGCTTTAATGCAATGAAGTTGGGGTTTAAAGAAGGGTTGAGACCATTCATTGGACTAGATGGAACTTTCTTAAAGGGTCATTGCAAGGGGCAATTATTG GCTGTAGTTGACAAGGAAAACACCTTGACATGGACATGGTTTCTGGAGCTGCTGAAACACTCATTGAATCTGAAAGATGGAACCAGTATTACCTTTATGTCTGATATGCAAAAG GGTCTGTTGGAAGCAGTAAGAATTGTCCTCCCTCTCTCAAATCATAGGTTTTGTGTGAGCCATATTGAAGTCAACTGGAGTAAGAGGATCGGAATTTCAGGAGGGATGAAGAAATACCTATGGTGGTCTGCTTGGAGCACTTATGAAGAGGACTTTAAAGATCAACTAAAGAGTCTTGGTGAATTGTCTGTTGATGCTGCCAAGGAGTTGCTTAGGTATCTACTACAGAATTGGTGTAGGTCCTACTTTAATACATTGGGCAAAAATCAAATGGTGGACAATAAGTTTACAGAGTCCTTCAACTCTTTGATCTTAGAAGCAAGAGGCAAGCCTATCCTGAAGATGCTTGAGGATATTAGAAACAAGGTCATAAACAGGTTGAGAGAGAAGGAAGACGAAGCTAGAACATGGGGAGGTAAGTTTAGTCCTAAATGCATGAAGTTGTATGCTGCTTATTTGAAGGTAGCCAACTTATGTACTGTTCATTTCAATAGTGAAACTGGCTTTGAGGTTTCTGAGGGTAGTGATAGACATACCATGAACCTAGTGGAGAAAAAATACACTTGTAGATCTTGGTAG
- the LOC107802409 gene encoding putative serine/threonine-protein kinase PIX13 yields MGNCFGSEICDQNPSSTIPSYSPRPSTPDTSKNSGVAFSTSSSTGHSRFSATASEDSYFNGEILPTPNLKTYSFSDLKAATRNFKSDTVLGVGGFGTVFKGWVDEKTLTPTKVGTGMVVAIKKLNSESMQGFEEWQAEVNFLGRLSHPNLVKLMGYCWEDKELLLVYEFMPKGSLENHLFRRSTAIEPLSWELRLKIAIGAARGLAFLHSSEKQIIYRDFKASNILLDGNYHAKLSDFGLAKVGPSAGNSHVTTRVMGTYGYAAPEYIATGHLYVKSDVYGFGVVLLELLTGLRALDTKRPNGQHNLVDWVKPMLSNKRKLRSVMDARMEGQYSSKAALVAAQLSLKCLEGEPKNRPSMKEVVEVLEQVESIKEKPKPSKSKSEPSSHRYKQSPRNHPSPRGTNHHGFRAGSGR; encoded by the exons ATGGGGAATTGTTTTGGATCAGAGATTTGTGACCAAAATCCTAGTAGCACCATCCCCAGCTACTCACCTAGACCTTCAACCCcag ATACATCAAAGAACAGTGGTGTTGCATTTTCAACTAGCAGCAGTACTGGGCATAGCCGTTTTTCAGCTACCGCGAGCGAGGACTCATATTTCAATGGAGAAATATTGCCTACTCCAAATTTGAAGACATATAGTTTTTCTGATCTCAAGGCTGCCACAAGAAATTTCAAGTCTGATACGGTTTTGGGGGTCGGCGGTTTTGGGACGGTATTCAAAGGCTGGGTCGATGAGAAGACTCTTACTCCAACTAAAGTTGGCACTGGAATGGTTGTTGCCATAAAAAAGTTGAACTCCGAGAGCATGCAGGGATTTGAAGAGTGGCAG GCAGAAGTAAACTTCTTAGGAAGGCTTTCACACCCGAACCTTGTTAAATTGATGGGATATTGTTGGGAAGACAAGGAACTGTTACTTGTATATGAATTCATGCCGAAAGGAAGCTTGGAAAACCATCTTTTCAGAA GGAGTACAGCTATTGAACCACTTTCTTGGGAATTGCGGCTCAAAATTGCCATAGGAGCTGCACGAGGCTTAGCTTTTTTACATTCTTCAGAAAAGCAGATCATTTACAGAGATTTCAAGGCTTCCAACATACTGCTTGATGGG AATTACCATGCAAAGTTATCAGATTTTGGCTTAGCTAAAGTGGGGCCTTCAGCTGGGAACTCACATGTGACTACTCGTGTTATGGGCACATACGGTTATGCTGCTCCTGAATACATTGCTACAG GCCATCTCTACGTAAAAAGTGATGTGTACGGATTTGGTGTCGTATTGCTTGAGCTTTTAACAGGCTTACGAGCACTTGACACAAAACGACCTAACGGACAGCATAATTTGGTTGACTGGGTGAAACCAATGCTTTCTAACAAAAGGAAGCTGAGGTCCGTCATGGACGCCCGAATGGAAGGCCAATATAGTTCAAAGGCGGCATTGGTTGCTGCTCAGCTTAGTTTAAAATGCCTCGAGGGGGAACCTAAGAACAGGCCTTCCATGAAAGAAGTAGTGGAAGTATTGGAACAAGTTGAATCTATAAAGGAGAAACCAAAACCTTCCAAAAGCAAATCCGAGCCTTCATCTCATCGATACAAGCAATCACCGAGAAATCATCCTTCGCCACGTGGTACAAACCACCATGGATTCAGAGCCGGATCTGGAAGATGA